One stretch of Lucilia cuprina isolate Lc7/37 chromosome 6, ASM2204524v1, whole genome shotgun sequence DNA includes these proteins:
- the LOC111676465 gene encoding high affinity cAMP-specific and IBMX-insensitive 3',5'-cyclic phosphodiesterase 8-like has translation MGCSPSSMTRSSAPDSGETTAAAGTVATTSEKDGNLFFCIKLRRSRLRRCSQQNGAEGSGESGTGSGSAVANGDDMCNQALLSPLQIKGEADFEKVS, from the coding sequence atgggtTGTTCTCCAAGTTCAATGACGAGAAGCTCAGCTCCTGATTCTGGAGAGACAACTGCCGCAGCTGGTACTGTGGCTACAACTAGTGAAAAAgatggaaatttatttttttgcattaaactGCGTAGGTCGCGTTTACGGCGATGCAGTCAACAAAATGGTGCAGAAGGTAGCGGCGAAAGTGGTACTGGAAGCGGAAGTGCTGTAGCGAACGGAGATGATATGTGTAATCAGGCATTGCTAAGTCCTCTACAAATAAAAGGTGAAGCCGATTTTGAAAAGGTGAGTTGA